The stretch of DNA GCAGGAGGTGCTGAGGGATAAagcaaatcaagagtcgggtgcttaatccactgagccactcaggtacccctaaagtcatctttttgttatttcctccaCCAAAAAGATAAACTTTCAACCTTTTCAGAGGGTACCacattagagggaaaaaaagaaaagaaaaaaaaagaatcctctaaGATATGAGATATCTTATctcatatcttctatttttttttatgtctggAGTTATCTCCAAAaaattttctgaagattttatttatttattcatgagaaacagagagagagagagagagagcatagagacataagtagagggagaagcaggctccccgctgagcagggaacccaatgcagaactcaatcccaggaccccaggatcacgacctgagctaaaggcagacactcagccactgagccacccaggcgtcccaggatgaGAATTCTTAAAGAGAAATTCTTACAGGACTAGGCTTGGTGTGACCCATTATCCACACTTCTCCCTTTTGTAAAGAGGCTGTCATtggtgcaggggaggggcagcagtTTCCTCACCAGTCAGCACTCCCAAAAGAAATCGTCAAGGGCTCTTTTCCGACACTCAGACTAACCATGCAGAAGTCGGAAATAAGGGGAAACATGAAACTGCAAAGTTGCAAGTATTTATTCTTCCCCGGCACTTTAGTTCTCCAAAATTTTAAACATCAGCTTCCCTTTTAAGACTATCTGAAGAGGACTTCAGACTGAGGTGCTGTCAGCTAACTGTTAGATCTTGGCAGGCCCAGCTCCATTTGAAACCCCCAAAATGGGTTTCAACATAATGATATACTGATCATAACTTGCAAAGAGTTCATACTTCTAAAGGGACTGCCTCTGAGTAGACATGAGGCTGTATTTACCAGATGTAGGAGTGAGTGCTATCCTATTCAGCTGCAGACAAGTGAGGTGACCTTCCCCTCTCATCTGGTCTACATTTACCAGGTCACTAAAACACTTCCAGCACATCTCAGATTGTACGtatactaaaattaaaacattggTGAGAATATATTTGCATCACACATGCCatgattctaattttaatttctcttccatTCTGGATGAAGACTATGAAAACCATTAagtcaaaaacaacaacaaaaacccctgTCTGAAACTCAAGCATCAGGTCACTTGGGttacttttcagtttcatttacaGCAGCAAAGGACAAACTCAGACGAGTAAGACCATTTGGAACACATGACCAGCAGAAGTCAGACTAAAAACTAGCATAAATTCTAATCTGTCTCAATCAATACTATTTTACATAGGCTCTCCCTTGCCCCTAAAAGGGTTTAGGGCAGATCTTCCCATTTATAAACACCAGAGTGGCACAGGCCTGGGATCAGAAAgaaggccaaggtggggacctaGCTGGCCTAGAGTGGAGGAAGCACGCAGCAGAGAGAGCACTAGACTGGGTGTCTAGTCCCGATCCTGCAAACACCTGCTGAGACACCCACAATTATCCCTGACATGGGCAGCTGACACCATGGGAAGAGGAGAAGTGGTGACAGGCACAGCAGCAGAAATAGCTACTTCTTATTAAATTCTTATTAAGGCTTAGCCAAGTAAACATTCCTTATGCACGGATGGTCTCACTTAAAACCATCCACTAACTCCACGAGCTGCATATACTGTCCCCACTTTGCTACACACCACTTGCTTCAGAGCTAGCATCCGAAGTCAAGTCTGTGCTCCTTATCACAACATTGTTCATCAAACAAGATAGAAGCTACAAGGGACTACAGAGCAGTGTGCTGGTACCAGGAAGAAATCAAATCTGCTTAGCTGTGGCACAGCTAACTCATTAGGCCTCCACTTGGTAACCAAATATGCTGGAGGCGAAGCCAGGGCTGTATTTCCCCAGGTGTGCACCTTGTCTTTTATGTTTCCCGTAGGGACAATCAGGCTTACAAAAGAGTAATTGTGCATTGCCATGAATTCCTAGCAATTCCAACCCCCACaaggccaaattaaaaaaaaaaaaaatcccttcactCATGCACTCACATGAGGGGCTTTAATACCCATTACTACATCGACTGCAACACTCTTGTGGGGCCAGggaaacagatgaggaaacacgCTCAGAGATCAAAGGAAAGCCTGTAAGGACACTAAGAGTCAACATGGGAACCCCAAATTCCCAACTCCAGATCTGCTGCCACCTCTGCCCATAACACTGACTCCACTAGAACCTCTCTGCCCTCAAGTCATCAGACGTCAAAGCAAATAGCAGGTTAAGGTCAGGGAATGTGGGGGCCGCTGGTATCTTACTACTACAGTCTTGCTTGTGCTGAGAAagagttaagaaaaagaaaggaatctgaGTTCCCTAGTCCCAAAATATCAGTTAAgggagcagaggcaaagggaaacaAGAAGCTCACTAAATGTGGCTCGTGTGCTTCCTCCCACAGGTGCTGCACGTGGCTGCAGAGTCTATGTCTCACAACCACCTTACCTTGAAGTGGATTACAATCAAGAGGCTGCAACCATTCAGTGTTCCTTCACCCACATGGGGTGCCCTTCACAGCAACCAAAAAGCCTGTGGTTTCGCTATGGTGTAGACCAGCCTGAGAACCTATGCTTGGATAGATGCACCAACAATGTGGGCAAATTCACAGTGAAGGAAGCCCTGACAGAAAACCAAGTCACCCTCACTGTAAACAGGGTGATGTTGAATGACAGTGCAATCTATATCTGTGGGATCATCTTTCCCAATTCAAAGGAACCTGGAGCGAAGCAGACCGGAGAAGGGACCACATTGGTTGTAAGAGGTCAGTCAGCTGAGGCTTCACTCAGCCCTTTAAATGCATCACATTACTTATATGCAGAGATTAAGAGACAGATATGCTAACTCAATACCCTAGCTAGTGAAGAGTGCCAGCTGACACAAGCTGCCACAAAGTCTAGATTGAAGCACTACTCCAATCCTGTCTCCCAGGCTCCACAGACACAAAGtcagggttctctctctctgtgtgtgtccagaCCCTCCTAGTGCAGGCTGGCCAACAGGTCCTCCTTTTGTGAATGACAGTGACTGGTGCCAAGTCCAAAGGCAAATTTAGGATGATTATCGAGCAGCTTGTTCAGCAATTAGGCTGGCATTGCACCATCTAGAACAAAGCATAAGTGACCAATAAATTGGAGCTAGGGGGAAAAGTGCAATATGGAGAATAAACACAAATTTGAGAAGCCATTTGGAGACCTCTGACCCCACCCATTCTGCATGGACAGAAGAACAGAAAGGGATCAGTGTGACTCTAGCTTCTTGAGATTTGCTAAAACAATTTCCTTATTCAAATGAGGGTATTGAACCTGGCTATATcccacaaattaaaaaatcaagaaatttcaGGAAAAAGCTTCCTGTGATTCcgggggaaagaagagaagggaaataaatcCTTGACTTTTTTGGATCTCTTCCCTTAAAAAGGACTCTGGTACGATGAGCACTGAAATCATTAAAACATCAAAATCAACCAGCCCTATGGGTTTAAaagaggactttaaaaaaataaattaaaaaaaaaaataaataaataaaataggacttTAGGGACCTGAGATCATTCCGTACAATCCCTGCTTTTAATGACTAGGGGTGTTCTAATGGGCTTTTGGTATCCCACTGTCATTAACCTTAGTTTATTCTCACCTAgaagataaattataaatgagttaatacacatAAAGCACTTGATGATACCCGGCTTATATAGCAAGTACTCAAGAAATATCAGCGACAGATATTAAAACATACACAACAACAACTTTAGAGACTTGTATATCTCACTACATTAGTCTTCTATAAAAAGCGTTAGCCAAAACTGAAAGTAGTTTGTAAAGTGACGAAAAGTCTCAAAACTGCAAAGTTTATGTGGAGAGAGATTCTTCTCCAAGTGACGAAATAAAGTATTACTAACACACAGCAATTTCCTGCACCTTTTTCTACAAGAGCTTCTAATTTAGtacttgaaactttaaaaaaaattttacaatatGGTTAATTTGTTACAAAAATGTATGCTGTACAAACTGAGTTCACAGAATAAGCACCTACGGGATATTTAGTTGAAAAGTACAGGTTGCTCAGATAATAATTACAAATCCAATTGTATTTTCTGCTTCAAATAATCAGCTAAttgaagagaggagggaaggagaaattcAGAACTTGAAAATGGGTTCAATAGTTCTACTTCCAAAACTTTATTAGAAAGAAGGTGCACATGTAACAATGCCTGTCTTTTAAAAGGTATATTAAGTATTAAGCCCTAGGATCCTCAACTTATGTCTCCTCAGATCCTTATACAGACTCCACTATTCAGCTGTGTATACTAAACAGTTCAGTTATACATGTCAGCATTAACAGATACGTTGCAAAAACATCTTAACTCCACAAACAGACTGTTAGTGACCCCTGTACATCATTTCtaccaaaagaaattttaaatgccCTTGAACAAACTGTCCTAAAATGTTTATCTGACTTCaaataatgttatataaaaagtgattctttttttttttttttaatttatgatagtcacacagagagagagagagaggcagagacataggcatagggagaagcaggctccatgcaccgggagcccgatgtgggattcaatcccgggtctctaggattgcgccctgggccaaaggcaggcgccaaaccgctgcaccacccagggatccctaaaaagtGATTCTTAACATAATGACAAgtaattaattggatttaaattttttttcgtTTTCAAAATGAGTAACAGTTTtgaattttaacacatttaaagAACTGATGAACTGGATTTAATTATATCATATACTTGAGTGTCTATTGAATCAAGAGACCCTGAATAAATTCTGACAGTAATAGCCAAGCAGAGCAGTTCATGTTTGACCTCTACTATAAAGTAACTCCAGTTATACTTTATACATGTATTTGCAATATGTTTCCATAGTGACTGtggttctttctgtttttgtaattaacaaagaaaggaaggaactgCACAGTCTCCTGATAGCTGTTCTATCACTGCTCTCCATCTACATTACCGGTGCACTCGTGATCTTCGTAGTCCTCTCCAAAGTAAGTCACATTTCCTTGCACTAGATGTCCCTACAGCCTTGAATATTATCATAAGGAAATAATTTCCATCTCTCCACACGTGAGCCTCAGAAATAGCTCACCTAATTAACATCCTCCTGTACATCTGCAGGAAACACCACCTGCAGGAGTGGTCTGTGGGAGTGTAAATTCTCATCACTGAAGTTATTACCAACCAGAGTACACAACTTGcaatgttttctctttaaaaccaGTAATACGAGAATAAGAGATCCTTCTTTATAACTAGCTTATATGCGATCTTTCCTCTGGGAAGCATTACTGTTATCTATAAAAGACCAAAAAGGGGTAAACAAAGACACTGAAAACtgccttaaaaatttttttaaatgcctgaagTTTTTGAGAAGGAATATCTTCTGGCTGTTCATAGGCTATAAGAGGGGTACATATG from Vulpes vulpes isolate BD-2025 chromosome 3, VulVul3, whole genome shotgun sequence encodes:
- the IGSF6 gene encoding immunoglobulin superfamily member 6 isoform X3, with the translated sequence MHTAHHRTRTPQEMETVKGSRIVLGLEINLILFYVGAARGCRVYVSQPPYLEVDYNQEAATIQCSFTHMGCPSQQPKSLWFRYGVDQPENLCLDRCTNNVGKFTVKEALTENQVTLTVNRVMLNDSAIYICGIIFPNSKEPGAKQTGEGTTLVVRERKELHSLLIAVLSLLSIYITGALVIFVVLSKSKSNSLRNKETEDSRKDKGNTYENRRVLPNYERP
- the IGSF6 gene encoding immunoglobulin superfamily member 6 isoform X2: MHTAHHRTRTPQEMETVKGSRIVLGLEINLILFYVGAARGCRVYVSQPPYLEVDYNQEAATIQCSFTHMGCPSQQPKSLWFRYGVDQPENLCLDRCTNNVGKFTVKEALTENQVTLTVNRVMLNDSAIYICGIIFPNSKEPGAKQTGEGTTLVVRERKELHSLLIAVLSLLSIYITGALVIFVVLSKSKSNSLRNKETEDSRKKKSARRIFQEIAQELYSKRHMETTT
- the IGSF6 gene encoding immunoglobulin superfamily member 6 isoform X4 produces the protein MHTAHHRTRTPQEMETVKGSRIVLGLEINLILFYVGAARGCRVYVSQPPYLEVDYNQEAATIQCSFTHMGCPSQQPKSLWFRYGVDQPENLCLDRCTNNVGKFTVKEALTENQVTLTVNRVMLNDSAIYICGIIFPNSKEPGAKQTGEGTTLVVRERKELHSLLIAVLSLLSIYITGALVIFVVLSKDKGNTYENRRVLPNYERP
- the IGSF6 gene encoding immunoglobulin superfamily member 6 isoform X1 — encoded protein: MHTAHHRTRTPQEMETVKGSRIVLGLEINLILFYVGAARGCRVYVSQPPYLEVDYNQEAATIQCSFTHMGCPSQQPKSLWFRYGVDQPENLCLDRCTNNVGKFTVKEALTENQVTLTVNRVMLNDSAIYICGIIFPNSKEPGAKQTGEGTTLVVRERKELHSLLIAVLSLLSIYITGALVIFVVLSKSKSNSLRNKETEDSRKKKSARRIFQEIAQELYSKRHMETTTCKCTISKRCSADTKHI